The following coding sequences lie in one Hydrogenophaga sp. PBL-H3 genomic window:
- a CDS encoding NADH-ubiquinone oxidoreductase-F iron-sulfur binding region domain-containing protein, whose amino-acid sequence MNTVIPIRSVDTPVRTPLRGAARHAPKGRQVQPAARERVLALCAGLAPRADLLIEHLHRLQDGEGALRHGQLAALAEHLRLSQVEVFEVASFYHHFEIVDDEAAVPATVVRVCNSLSCTLAGSETLMAELQASLAHDASVRVQAAPCIGQCHRAPAACVGQRQLPHASVDAVQALLARGDTGPRELPVPDASDLKQLQRVLSGELGAEQVLAELKASNLRGLGGAGFPAWRKWETVRAQSGPRHMVVNIDEGEVGTFKDGHVLTSAQAGAPQVLEGLLIAAQVVGIDHVWLYLRDEYHDARVLLQRELDTLAMRLPALTVQYPGYTPPIIELRRGAGAYICGEESALIESVEGKRGLPRLKPPIVALHGVFGRPTLAHNPETLWWLPEILAHGAAWLTAHGRAGRNGLRRFSVSGRVKQPGVYLAPAGITLRELIDEHAGGMAEGHTLYAYLPGGASGGILPAALADVPLDFDTLAEHGAFVGSMAVVVLGQHDKARDAALNLMRFFEHESCGQCTPCRAGTTKAVELIQAPVWDAALLAELSQVMRDASICGLGQAAPNPVDSVLRFFSHEVRA is encoded by the coding sequence ATGAACACCGTGATCCCCATCCGCTCCGTGGACACCCCTGTCCGCACGCCTCTGCGCGGTGCCGCACGCCATGCGCCCAAGGGCCGGCAAGTGCAGCCCGCCGCGCGCGAGCGCGTGCTGGCCTTGTGCGCCGGCCTGGCGCCGCGCGCCGACTTGTTGATCGAGCACCTGCACCGGCTGCAGGACGGGGAAGGGGCTTTGCGCCACGGGCAGCTGGCAGCGCTGGCCGAACACCTGCGGCTCAGCCAGGTCGAGGTGTTCGAGGTTGCGAGCTTCTACCACCACTTCGAGATCGTGGACGACGAGGCGGCCGTGCCCGCCACCGTGGTGCGCGTGTGCAACAGTCTCTCGTGCACGTTGGCAGGCAGCGAGACCCTGATGGCCGAGCTGCAGGCCTCGCTGGCGCACGACGCTTCGGTGCGCGTGCAGGCTGCGCCCTGCATTGGCCAGTGCCACCGTGCACCGGCCGCCTGCGTGGGCCAGCGGCAGTTGCCGCATGCGAGCGTGGATGCGGTGCAGGCTTTGCTGGCCAGAGGTGACACCGGCCCACGCGAACTGCCGGTACCCGACGCCTCCGATCTGAAGCAGTTGCAGCGCGTGCTTTCCGGCGAACTCGGCGCCGAGCAGGTGCTGGCCGAACTCAAGGCCTCCAACCTGCGTGGCCTGGGCGGCGCGGGCTTTCCGGCCTGGCGCAAGTGGGAGACGGTGCGCGCGCAGAGCGGCCCGCGCCACATGGTGGTCAACATCGACGAGGGCGAGGTGGGCACCTTCAAGGACGGCCACGTGCTCACCAGCGCGCAGGCCGGTGCACCGCAGGTCTTGGAGGGTCTGTTGATCGCAGCGCAGGTGGTCGGCATCGACCACGTGTGGCTGTACCTGCGCGACGAATACCACGACGCTCGCGTGCTGCTGCAGCGCGAACTCGACACGCTGGCGATGCGGCTGCCAGCGCTGACCGTCCAGTACCCGGGCTACACGCCGCCCATCATCGAACTCCGGCGTGGCGCAGGCGCCTACATCTGCGGCGAAGAGTCGGCGCTGATCGAATCGGTGGAAGGCAAGCGCGGCCTGCCGCGCCTCAAGCCCCCCATCGTCGCGCTGCACGGTGTGTTCGGCCGGCCCACGCTGGCGCACAACCCCGAAACCCTGTGGTGGTTGCCGGAGATCCTGGCGCACGGCGCAGCGTGGCTGACTGCGCACGGACGCGCCGGGCGCAACGGCCTGCGGCGTTTTTCGGTGTCGGGCCGCGTGAAGCAGCCGGGTGTGTACCTCGCGCCCGCCGGCATCACGCTGCGCGAACTCATTGACGAACACGCCGGCGGCATGGCCGAGGGCCACACGCTGTACGCCTACCTGCCGGGCGGCGCCTCGGGCGGCATCCTGCCGGCGGCGCTGGCCGACGTGCCGCTGGACTTCGACACCCTGGCCGAGCACGGTGCCTTTGTCGGCTCCATGGCGGTGGTGGTGCTGGGCCAGCACGACAAGGCGCGCGACGCGGCGCTCAACCTCATGCGCTTTTTCGAACACGAATCGTGCGGCCAGTGCACGCCCTGCCGCGCCGGCACCACCAAGGCGGTGGAACTGATCCAGGCGCCGGTGTGGGACGCCGCATTGCTGGCCGAGCTCTCGCAGGTGATGCGCGATGCCAGCATCTGCGGCCTGGGCCAGGCCGCACCGAACCCGGTGGACAGTGTGCTGCGGTTCTTTTCTCACGAGGTGCGCGCATGA
- a CDS encoding substrate-binding domain-containing protein, translating to MLSITLQPQWRISQDDGSALDANTLLHLLAAVQASGSISQAGRELDLSYRHAWGLLQQAEALFGQALLVRGRGRGSVLTELGEKLIWADARIGARLQPLLDSLASELQGQLGRVQRRQRAVPRLHASHGFAVAALCEQLAARQVPVELRYRNSLEAVAALAQGECELAGFHVPLGEFEAAAAQRYLPWLQRDQHQLVHLAVRTQGLFVAAGNPLGIHGLDDLTRHGLRFVNRPEGSGTRVLTDLLLQRQGIAPRAVAGFENTELTHAAVAAYVASGMADVGIGVQTAAHRFGLHFIPLLKERYFFAMPADAIQRDELRPVLTVLRSPAFRARVAALKGYEAANTGEVLSVREAFAA from the coding sequence ATGCTGAGCATCACCCTGCAACCCCAATGGCGCATCAGCCAGGACGACGGCTCCGCGCTCGACGCCAACACCTTGCTGCACCTGCTGGCGGCCGTGCAGGCCTCGGGCAGCATCTCGCAGGCGGGCCGCGAACTGGACTTGTCGTACCGCCACGCCTGGGGCTTGCTGCAGCAGGCGGAAGCGCTCTTTGGCCAGGCGCTGCTGGTGCGCGGGCGGGGCCGGGGCTCGGTGCTGACCGAGCTGGGGGAAAAGCTCATCTGGGCCGACGCTCGGATCGGCGCGCGGCTGCAACCGCTGCTGGATTCGCTGGCCTCGGAGCTGCAAGGCCAGCTCGGGCGCGTGCAACGCCGCCAGCGCGCGGTGCCGCGCCTGCACGCCAGCCACGGCTTTGCCGTGGCCGCGCTGTGCGAACAGCTCGCCGCGCGCCAGGTGCCGGTGGAGCTGCGTTACCGCAACAGCCTGGAGGCGGTGGCGGCGCTGGCACAGGGCGAGTGCGAGCTGGCAGGGTTTCACGTGCCGCTGGGCGAATTCGAAGCCGCGGCGGCCCAGCGCTACCTGCCCTGGCTCCAGCGCGATCAACACCAGCTGGTGCATCTCGCGGTGCGCACCCAGGGTCTGTTTGTGGCGGCCGGCAACCCACTGGGCATCCACGGCCTGGACGACCTCACCCGCCACGGGCTGCGCTTTGTCAACCGACCCGAAGGCTCGGGCACCCGGGTGCTGACCGATCTGCTGTTGCAGCGCCAGGGCATCGCGCCGCGCGCGGTGGCCGGCTTTGAAAACACCGAACTCACCCACGCGGCGGTGGCCGCCTATGTGGCCAGCGGCATGGCCGATGTGGGCATCGGTGTGCAGACCGCTGCGCACCGCTTCGGCCTGCATTTCATTCCCTTGCTCAAGGAGCGCTACTTCTTCGCCATGCCGGCCGATGCGATCCAGCGCGACGAATTGCGGCCGGTGCTCACCGTGCTGCGTTCACCGGCCTTTCGGGCGCGGGTGGCTGCGCTCAAGGGCTACGAGGCGGCCAACACGGGCGAGGTGCTGAGCGTGCGCGAGGCGTTCGCGGCGTGA
- a CDS encoding 2-hydroxychromene-2-carboxylate isomerase — protein sequence MTNTELREITFHYDPISPYAHLAFECLPLALMGHSVAVRYKPVLFAALLKAHGQLGPAEIPAKRDWTYRQVAWLGHHHGVRLELPAAHPFNPLPLLRLGLACATDDAPGDTSRYVTEQLFHHVWHGGQDAADPARLAELQARLQDHMVQRGKPWSPPDGEVVKQRLRANTDEAMALGLFGVPSVVVDGRVFWGFDALPMLRAHLEGDAWFDGGWDAAAQRPEGVRRR from the coding sequence ATGACCAACACCGAACTTCGCGAGATCACGTTCCACTACGACCCCATCTCGCCTTATGCGCATCTTGCGTTCGAGTGCCTGCCCCTGGCGCTCATGGGCCACAGCGTGGCGGTGCGCTACAAGCCGGTGCTGTTTGCCGCGCTGCTCAAGGCTCACGGTCAGCTCGGCCCGGCAGAGATCCCCGCCAAGCGCGACTGGACCTACCGCCAGGTGGCGTGGCTGGGCCACCACCATGGCGTGCGGCTGGAGCTGCCCGCGGCCCATCCCTTCAATCCGCTGCCCTTGCTGCGCCTGGGCCTGGCTTGCGCCACAGACGATGCCCCCGGCGATACCAGCCGGTATGTGACCGAACAACTCTTCCACCACGTGTGGCACGGCGGACAGGACGCCGCCGACCCGGCGCGCCTGGCCGAGCTGCAAGCCCGCCTGCAGGACCACATGGTCCAGCGCGGCAAGCCATGGAGCCCGCCCGACGGCGAGGTGGTGAAACAGCGGCTGCGCGCCAACACCGACGAAGCCATGGCGCTCGGTCTGTTCGGCGTGCCGTCGGTGGTGGTGGATGGCCGCGTGTTCTGGGGCTTTGACGCGTTGCCGATGTTGCGCGCCCATCTGGAGGGCGACGCCTGGTTTGACGGTGGCTGGGACGCTGCGGCGCAACGGCCCGAGGGCGTGCGCCGGCGCTGA
- a CDS encoding DUF1289 domain-containing protein — translation MSLPTRPPVTLQAARAKAGIAPGVPSPCISVCEMDEAKLSCKGCFRTLAEISQWSRMGDAEKLVVWQQIEARQVSLAPGP, via the coding sequence ATGTCCCTGCCCACCCGCCCTCCTGTCACGCTCCAGGCCGCCCGCGCCAAAGCGGGCATCGCGCCCGGCGTGCCGTCGCCCTGCATCTCGGTCTGCGAGATGGACGAGGCCAAGCTGTCGTGCAAAGGCTGCTTTCGCACGCTGGCCGAAATTTCCCAGTGGAGCCGCATGGGGGATGCCGAGAAACTGGTGGTGTGGCAGCAGATCGAAGCCCGGCAGGTGAGCCTGGCCCCGGGTCCGTGA
- a CDS encoding YbaK/EbsC family protein, which translates to MSDVSTSTTPAVQRVTDHLRALGHPHSPRMLEDAARTAQQAADALGVALGQIAKSIVFRRKSDEVAVLVVTSGDLRVDEKKVQAIVCGEGGKLGRADADFVKSATGFSIGGVSPLAHATRVVTLIDAQLFRFDTIWAAAGHPHAVFPLTPQQLQTLTGAPVHDVTVA; encoded by the coding sequence ATGAGCGATGTTTCCACCTCCACCACCCCGGCCGTTCAACGCGTGACCGATCACTTGCGTGCGCTCGGCCATCCGCACTCCCCGCGCATGCTTGAAGACGCCGCGCGCACCGCGCAGCAGGCCGCCGACGCGCTGGGCGTGGCGCTGGGCCAGATCGCCAAGAGCATCGTGTTTCGCCGCAAGTCCGATGAGGTCGCGGTGCTGGTCGTCACCTCGGGCGACCTGCGTGTGGACGAGAAGAAGGTGCAGGCCATCGTCTGCGGCGAAGGCGGCAAGCTCGGCCGCGCCGACGCCGATTTCGTGAAAAGCGCCACCGGCTTTTCCATCGGTGGTGTCTCGCCACTGGCGCACGCAACAAGGGTCGTCACGCTGATCGACGCACAGCTGTTCCGCTTTGACACCATCTGGGCCGCTGCGGGCCATCCGCACGCCGTTTTTCCCCTCACCCCCCAACAACTCCAGACCCTGACCGGTGCACCCGTGCACGACGTCACCGTGGCCTGA
- the rhtB gene encoding homoserine/homoserine lactone efflux protein has translation MELQVWLAYFLASWAIALSPGSGAVLSMTHGLAYGVQKTSATIAGLQLGLAVILLVAGVGVGALLLASATAFTVVKFAGAAYLIWLGWKQWRSPVNAQAATGEALPAQPGVPSARERFVTGFFTNVTNPKGIVFMVAVLPQFIDPQRPLWLQLVVLLLTTIGVDLVVMHGYAFLASRAQRWLATAKARRAQNRVFGGVLMAMGASLLLVKRAA, from the coding sequence ATGGAACTGCAAGTCTGGCTGGCGTATTTCCTGGCCTCGTGGGCCATTGCCCTGTCGCCGGGGTCGGGTGCGGTGCTGTCCATGACGCACGGCCTCGCCTATGGCGTGCAGAAGACCAGCGCCACCATCGCCGGCCTGCAGCTGGGGCTGGCGGTGATTCTGCTGGTGGCGGGCGTGGGTGTGGGCGCGCTGCTGCTGGCGTCGGCCACCGCCTTCACGGTGGTGAAGTTCGCTGGCGCGGCCTATCTGATCTGGCTGGGTTGGAAGCAATGGCGCTCACCCGTGAACGCGCAGGCCGCCACCGGTGAGGCCTTGCCCGCACAGCCGGGTGTACCGAGCGCGCGCGAGCGCTTCGTCACCGGCTTCTTCACCAACGTGACCAACCCCAAGGGCATCGTGTTCATGGTGGCGGTGCTGCCGCAGTTCATCGATCCGCAGCGACCCCTGTGGTTGCAATTGGTGGTGTTGCTGCTCACCACCATCGGGGTCGATCTGGTGGTCATGCATGGTTACGCGTTTCTCGCCTCGCGCGCCCAGCGCTGGCTGGCGACAGCAAAGGCACGGCGCGCGCAAAACCGCGTGTTCGGCGGCGTGCTCATGGCCATGGGGGCGAGCCTGCTGCTGGTCAAGCGCGCGGCCTGA